The following coding sequences are from one Fusobacterium perfoetens window:
- a CDS encoding GNAT family N-acetyltransferase, protein MELILKSFNELTIVELYEILKVRVKIFVVEQKCAYQEIDDIDYKSLHVFYKCNDNVTAYLRIFEKEKGIIQIGRVLTAEHGKGLGGKILKEAVSLIKEQMKPKKIYLEAQCYAIGFYEKEGFKVCSKEFLEDGIPHVEMTLNLE, encoded by the coding sequence ATGGAACTTATATTAAAATCCTTTAATGAATTAACTATAGTTGAACTTTATGAGATATTAAAAGTTCGTGTAAAAATATTTGTAGTTGAACAGAAATGTGCATATCAGGAAATAGATGATATTGATTATAAAAGTTTACATGTTTTTTATAAATGCAATGATAATGTAACTGCTTATCTTAGAATATTTGAAAAAGAAAAAGGAATAATACAAATAGGAAGAGTTTTAACAGCAGAACATGGGAAAGGACTTGGAGGGAAAATTTTAAAAGAAGCTGTTTCTTTAATAAAAGAACAGATGAAACCAAAAAAAATTTATCTTGAAGCCCAGTGTTATGCAATTGGTTTTTATGAAAAAGAAGGATTTAAGGTTTGTTCAAAAGAGTTTTTAGAAGATGGAATAC